One Carassius carassius chromosome 28, fCarCar2.1, whole genome shotgun sequence genomic window carries:
- the p2ry13 gene encoding P2Y purinoceptor 13 produces the protein MNTSQVNASLKCERDTRVTSVLFPCLYAALFLVALVLNSLAAWIFFQIHSSSTFVVYLKNVVVADLLMTLTVPVKALTDAGLGSWQLRAFHCRYSAVLFYTTMYISIILLGLISLDRYLKIVHPFGKCALQRVRVGQILCAVIWVVMLSLALPNVILSNHMPQISSGAKLRCTKMKGKMGLMWHEGFNYFCQVVFWGTLALMVICYTFISRKVFESYRASQSSSDTASKRTTSKVFVVVGVFFVCFAPFHLARVPYTLSQTRNTSAQCWAQNQLYYTKELTLWLSSTNVCLDPLIYVFLCRVFRKKLTATLGRHPLPHASLTETSTKLEMPNRAHCNTLHDSAGH, from the exons ATGAACACGAGTCAGGTGAATGCTTCACTCAAGTGCGAGAGGGACACTAGAGTAACGTCTGTACTCTTCCCTTGCCTGTACGCGGCTCTCTTTCTGGTGGCTTTGGTGTTGAACAGTCTGGCCGCATGGATTTTCTTCCAAATCCACAGCAGCTCAACGTTTGTCGTGTACCTGAAGAATGTAGTTGTGGCCGATCTATTGATGACCCTTACTGTGCCTGTGAAGGCACTGACCGATGCGGGCTTGGGTTCCTGGCAGCTCCGGGCTTTTCATTGCCGGTACTCAGCTGTGCTCTTCTATACCACTATGTACATAAGCATCATTCTCCTCGGACTGATCAGCTTGGACCGGTACCTAAAAATCGTGCATCCATTTGGGAAATGTGCTCTTCAGAGGGTCAGAGTTGGTCAGATACTGTGTGCAGTTATCTGGGTGGTCATGTTGTCACTGGCTCTGCCAAACGTTATCCTGAGTAACCACATGCCACAGATTTCCTCTGGTGCTAAGCTGCGATGCACCAAGATGAAGGGGAAGATGGGACTCATGTGGCATGAAGGCTTTAACTACTTCTGCCAGGTTGTTTTTTGGGGTACATTAGCACTTATGGTCATCTGCTACACCTTCATCAGCAGGAAAGTGTTTGAATCATACCGTGCGTCACAAAGCAGCAGTGACACAGCCAGCAAACGGACCACATCTAAG GTGTTTGTGGTAGTGGGTGTTTTCTTTGTGTGCTTTGCACCCTTCCACCTGGCCCGAGTCCCTTACACCCTCAGCCAGACCCGCAACACTTCTGCCCAGTGCTGGGCCCAAAACCAGCTGTACTACACCAAAGAGCTCACGCTCTGGCTATCATCTACTAATGTGTGCCTGGACCCTCTCATTTATGTCTTCCTGTGTCGAGTCTTCCGCAAGAAGCTCACAGCCACGCTGGGCCGGCACCCGCTCCCACACGCCTCTCTGACAGAGACCTCCACCAAACTAGAGATGCCCAACAGAGCCCACTGCAACACCCTCCACGATTCAGCTGGTCATTAA